A genomic region of Caenorhabditis elegans chromosome V contains the following coding sequences:
- the atl-1 gene encoding non-specific serine/threonine protein kinase (Confirmed by transcript evidence) codes for MMSWTFKDENGHGQPLIVKVAETFGMEKRCILWLEMFMEQKRKTSTEIESETEAAYYFTLMNLYGRIHELNGVRGAYARLSRIQIDHVYGKISMREAFGDFNSAACFARMTGKGKPFNSTEAIQKLIDELNCLEYSQIERNEQEDYLNSLKTLSQWVNIDNDIGPSPHIFSRNIEYWATESTILKMIRNDERDEIVNNAIENAKSKVIERLSECAIGGSCSYEIATPFLVELQKLNEIVELKNVSNDELSAFNSDFWKNIQKRTDDSEQKISILEPILRVRRSMLDIRMQSMTGRDKENIRSRIVEVHLQSARIARLTGCFERAQLSLINAKKVLPFENKIVLEEAKLQLQTSDELNGMSLLDSIISKNFGDLHTIYTDTQQSVNLDVQKSAKLKIEHYQEETKNLFSSVQMLRISHMIKAGNTIGFDKVYHETTQLLQCFAHSGVMYEAAWLLDYLSNYKERSKHVLPLLKAYKEVAKYEKNQVLQARAVERMTSLWLSNTRKISTHISSVPKLPEGQISDLRQNIKSMNREIQTALEHIGWRAFYPAYAVLARHIDHQDEEVTRTIKQIMKQLILRMPHQCMWQSAYLLRQNIASVKEKYMEVLTEVKRKAPCYVTLIDQYDYASGVFNTVSGKVESDDCKLSEKVDGLKTMFRDKKYDPKELVMNRRVDCDCKILSGIMVPVRSVIDESVHDTEIRDDGFEESCHLPDRYLIHDFSDKVKVLHSNTKPVIIKLTTKTGRIVRLICKKDDDLSKDYHFTKMVEMCNDLLMKDEQTRIQKMTATTYSVIPLGKQGGIIEFMEGVTSFYETLDKLMGMTSGEWLEKLKFWNTHMKPMGKEERTKYFREVACKNTPVVMGKWFRIQYPEAGQWFASRKLFAKSTAVMSVIGYIFGLGDRHTKNLMVHTTGKCIHVDFDMIFNKGETLGTPELVPFRLTQNMINGMGEVALDGEFRTVCEQALRVFRENSYEIEKYIADLPNLVADFPSNKRAPKDFDMSEAKRLVSGRLRGQIMTAKLYRSNPISHPMQVSQLASSLIELATSEEKLSEMYLGWMATL; via the exons ATGATGAGTTGGACTTTCAAAGATGAAAATGGACATGGTCAACCGTTAATTGTCAAAGTAGCTGAAACATTTGGAATGGAGAAACGATGTATTCTATGGCTGGAAATGTTTATGGAACAGAAACGGAAAACGTCGACTGAAATTGAGAGTGAAACTGAAGCTGCGTATTATTTCACTTTAATGAATTTGTATGGAAGAATTCATGAGTTGAATGGTGTAAGAGGAGCATATGCTCGATTGAGTAGAATACAGATTGATCATGTTTACGGAAAGATTTCCATGCGGGAAGCATTTGGAGATTTTAATTCAGCAGCCTGTTTTGCTAGAATGACTGGAAAAGGAAAACCGTTTAAT TCAACAGAAGCTATCCAGAAGCTTATCGACGAGCTGAATTGTCTGGAATATTCTCAAATTGAGAGAAACGAACAGGAGGATTACTTGAActctttgaaaactttatccCAGTGGGTAAATATTGATAATGAT ATTGGACCATCACCTCACATATTCTCCAGAAACATTGAATATTGGGCAACAGAGTcgacaattctgaaaatgattagAAATGATGAACGAGATGAAATTGTGAATAATGCTATTGAAAACGCCAAATCAAAAGTTATTGAACGGCTGTCTGAATGTGCTATTGGAGGATCATGTAGCTACGAAATAGCAACACCATTTTTGGTTGaacttcagaaattgaatgaaattgTCGAATTAAAGAATGTCAGCAACGATGAGCTTTCTGCTTTTAATTCGGATTTTTGGAAGAATATTCAAAAGAGGACTGATGATAGTGAACAGAAAATTAGCATTTTGGAACCAATTCTACGTGTCCGACGATCAATGCTAGACATTCGAATGCAATCGATGACAGGAAGAGATAAAGAAAATATTCGTTCAAGAATAGTAGAAGTTCATCTTCAAAGTGCTAGAATTGCTCGTCTCACTGGATGTTTCGAACGAGCTCAATTGTCACTGATTAAtgctaaaaaagttttaccctttgaaaacaaaattgtattgGAAGAGGCCAAACTTCAACTACAGACATCGGACGAGCTGAACGGAATGAGTTTGCTCGACAGCATTATTTCAAAGAACTTTGGAGATCTTCATACAATTTACACAGATACCCAACAATCTGTAAATCTAGATGTCCAGAAATCTgccaaattgaaaatcgaacaCTATCAAGAAGAGACGAAGAATCTATTCTCATCAGTCCAAATGCTTCGAATTTCGCATATGATCAAAGCGGGAAATACAATTGGTTTTGATAAAGTTTATCACGAGACAACTCAACTTCTTCAGTGTTTTGCTCATTCTGGAGTTATGTATGAAGCTGCGTGGTTGTTGGATTATCTTTCAAATTATAAGGAAAGAAGCAAACATGTACTTCCGCTACTGAAAGCTTATAAAGAAGTTGCAAAGTACGAGAAGAATCAAGTTTTACAAGCCCGTGCAGTTGAAAGAATGACATCACTTTGGTTAAGCAATACTCGAAAAATT agcacTCATATATCCTCTGTTCCAAAACTGCCAGAAGGACAAATTTCGGACCTACGACAAAACATCAAGTCCATGAATCGAGAAATTCAAACAGCCCTGGAACATATTGGATGGCGTGCATTCTATCCAGCATACGCAGTTCTCGCTCGTCACATTGATCATCAAGACGAAGAAGTGACACGAACCATCAAACAAATCATGAAACAGTTGATTCTTCGAATGCCACATCAATGTATGTGGCAATCAGCATACTTGCTTCGTCAAAACATTGCATCTGTCAAAGAGAAATATATGGAAGTGTTAACAGAAGTTAAACGAAAAGCTCCATGTTATGTAACGTTAATCGATCAATATGATTATGCGTCTGGAGTATTTAATACGGTCTCTGGAAAAGTTGAATCAGATGACTGTAAATTGTCGGAGAAGGTTGATGGTCTCAAGACTATGTTCAGAGATAAGAAATATGATCCGAAAGAGTTGGTGATGAATCGAAGAGTAGACTGTGATTGTAAGATTCTCAGTGGAATTATGGTACCTGTCCGTTCGGTTATTGATGAATCTGTTCACGACACCGAAATTAGGGATGATGGGTTCGAGGAATCTTGTCATTTGCCCGATCGATACCTTATTCATGATTTCAGCGACAAAGTCAAG GTTCTTCATTCGAACACCAAACCTGTAATCATTAAACTCACGACGAAAACCGGACGAATAGTCAGATTGATTTGTAAAAAAGACGACGATCTCTCTAAAGACTATCATTTCACGAAAATGGTGGAG ATGTGCAACGATCTACTAATGAAGGACGAGCAGACACGGATCCAAAAAATGACAGCCACAACATATTCTGTCATTCCACTTGGAAAACAAGGTGGAATCATTGAATTTATGGAAGGAGTGACATCATTTTACGAAACTCTTGACAAACTAATGGGAATGACTTCTGGTGAATGGTTGGAGAAGttgaaattctggaatacACACATGAAACCAATGGGAAAAGAAGAACGAACAAAATACTTCCGCGAAGTTGCTTGTAAAAATACTCCAGTTGTGATGGGAAAATGGTTCCGTATCCAATATCCAGAAGCAGGGCAATGGTTTGCCTCTCGGAAATTGTTTGCAAAATCAACTGCTGTCATGTCTGTTATCGGATATATTTTTGGACTCGGCGATAGACATACAAAAAACTTGATGGTACATACGACTGGAAAATGTATTCATGTAGATTTTGACATGATATTCAACAAAGGTGAAACATTGGGAACTCCTGAATTGGTACCATTCCGTCTTACACAAAATATGATCAACGGAATGGGCGAAGTGGCACTTGATGGAGAATTCAGGACAGTATGTGAACAAGCACTTCGAGTTTTCCGAGAAAACTCATacgaaattgagaaatatatTGCTGATCTGCCAAATCTTGTTGCAGATTTTCCAAGTAACAAAAGAGCTCCG aaagatttcGATATGTCAGAAGCAAAGCGACTAGTATCAGGACGTCTTCGCGGTCAAATCATGACGGCAAAGCTCTATCGAAGTAATCCAATCTCTCATCCAATGCAAGTATCACAACTCGCATCATCACTCATTGAACTTGCGACCAGTGAGGAGAAACTCAGTGAGATGTATCTCGGTTGGATGGCGACCCTCTAA
- the atl-1 gene encoding Serine/threonine-protein kinase ATR (Confirmed by transcript evidence) gives MNIDKDVSALLCTAKKYVTQKEFNRQKMKFLLDDITKLLSKSFVSRIEQLDENEFMEKIMILQSITFTLHLITEKQELSSEEKIRLFQSVIASMCAFEDEELAKCFDRILSVLMISVTKQDPRETIYFLQGLLEVVKYCDVEPSSSLPQLITPEIASAISLGASGFFRYHLKWNIISTLFGENAGECVHFDELVLFWPHCRSQLEDKLKNDCSMTENCLRAGLTILKYKKLHNSILDQALFIDELFATFNSLTAKKSTNHMTFPKLLNEIQHFLQDHGKVLIMHKELRQKPVQWLIIYLELIDDANDKFGLLENFSLLLLDLSTNHDIHEFPARLCMTASEICMRRIKHSIQSTHTDCLADYLDILASLLKLARIQKLDIFQCFATEIEAHHSLNNPLWPRILRSLLSVQNPHCQQFCKKFVPSIDKLWITLLNGESSRATLNSLVIVTASCPFANNNDEGVKQIIPFLLIPCFQDFRDRVGSKWDNFRFIGLPKSEPSELINLERFTTVLERSTSESTKLRAVNCALQLEKKTGKYINLVAEMSLAVFSKSQTDRIANSFEPLILFLTDNLQLINDFITILIAKLCEKQEFYSELTILKYFKTLQKLFCLAANGRNSCKKCGEECFVDPDSKENVKIDYESLSGLIKGIVARRNTFSQELIREFLQTSRVMLLHVDSKGIASSFTSIIKALDIGFSENANAYFRVWELVCCRSEATVEKKLQMYIPLIGRSFALLGDDAALKVHGFLSNVLSARLSSTVKATLFASSFAHSVLKNCEIDWNVSYTWKTQFSQCLIKAPVGTCEEALQIMFKRYSTIFTRCFLNRLFFDASSAGAQKPSYDEHRIREITRCYLSHVLSDFNFPNQKITFNMIRPSLLYWSLLSSARGINSKLTLSVIDFICQEMSAASVSMSSISPNPSDIRIVMIQRKSLITETFAQLVQFLAFENNRNTTSFWKFCSDHCDFKDEDIRTVISSYRKQVFMHLLLVSAREFLNPRNPSMIVEQLRATYENIKKGEKFMISTAIETRNEGIEFLFIFRTYFTNDQYFLTREATAESFRILLQNMKQDFFDTNWYIILMTLRQIPLNLDSTQSSWISFIEQINYSILRSNIWRILTDISRIENNDILIEKVWNRLSYDMVIDKISTDAMIKRVFWLIPLEVEKRIDLKFEISKSRQIEDVLEFIRMFPQYPSVQFADNLASKIERKTVYKEELPKLIGSLSRILPQCHSKREQNKIIKILQKLPIICSDLPDHNFIRWDTRFKFFCEPRQLTQAVLEDCAGIVEVMTGTSKIEYVDRTMCEIYKFFNPNEASPEMKSTLDGIKNMYAKMICSQKPEPSMIEQKTIDELSLGGSRRESFSRWLTVIILKCAEMSEDAPLSSLASIAHVDDTRFLSKLAMRFILTVIHMERDSVTQWILSTFEEALTNTNHRRLTNSDRGPASFVFYVFDFIYSYSSSEELRKKKKIWEKVISFWKSMMSWTFKDENGHGQPLIVKVAETFGMEKRCILWLEMFMEQKRKTSTEIESETEAAYYFTLMNLYGRIHELNGVRGAYARLSRIQIDHVYGKISMREAFGDFNSAACFARMTGKGKPFNSTEAIQKLIDELNCLEYSQIERNEQEDYLNSLKTLSQWVNIDNDIGPSPHIFSRNIEYWATESTILKMIRNDERDEIVNNAIENAKSKVIERLSECAIGGSCSYEIATPFLVELQKLNEIVELKNVSNDELSAFNSDFWKNIQKRTDDSEQKISILEPILRVRRSMLDIRMQSMTGRDKENIRSRIVEVHLQSARIARLTGCFERAQLSLINAKKVLPFENKIVLEEAKLQLQTSDELNGMSLLDSIISKNFGDLHTIYTDTQQSVNLDVQKSAKLKIEHYQEETKNLFSSVQMLRISHMIKAGNTIGFDKVYHETTQLLQCFAHSGVMYEAAWLLDYLSNYKERSKHVLPLLKAYKEVAKYEKNQVLQARAVERMTSLWLSNTRKISTHISSVPKLPEGQISDLRQNIKSMNREIQTALEHIGWRAFYPAYAVLARHIDHQDEEVTRTIKQIMKQLILRMPHQCMWQSAYLLRQNIASVKEKYMEVLTEVKRKAPCYVTLIDQYDYASGVFNTVSGKVESDDCKLSEKVDGLKTMFRDKKYDPKELVMNRRVDCDCKILSGIMVPVRSVIDESVHDTEIRDDGFEESCHLPDRYLIHDFSDKVKVLHSNTKPVIIKLTTKTGRIVRLICKKDDDLSKDYHFTKMVEMCNDLLMKDEQTRIQKMTATTYSVIPLGKQGGIIEFMEGVTSFYETLDKLMGMTSGEWLEKLKFWNTHMKPMGKEERTKYFREVACKNTPVVMGKWFRIQYPEAGQWFASRKLFAKSTAVMSVIGYIFGLGDRHTKNLMVHTTGKCIHVDFDMIFNKGETLGTPELVPFRLTQNMINGMGEVALDGEFRTVCEQALRVFRENSYEIEKYIADLPNLVADFPSNKRAPKDFDMSEAKRLVSGRLRGQIMTAKLYRSNPISHPMQVSQLASSLIELATSEEKLSEMYLGWMATL, from the exons ATGAATATCGATAAGGATGTTTCAGCTCTGCTATGTACGGcgaaaaaatatgtgacgcaGAAAGAATTCAACAG acaaaaaatgaaattcttgTTAGATGACATAACTAAATTGTTATCGAAATCTTTCGTTTCCCGAATCGAGCAGTTAGACGAAAATGAGTTCATGGAAAAGAT aatgatcCTTCAGAGTATAACATTTACATTACATTTAATAACAGAGAAGCAGGAACTTTCTTCAG AGGAAAAAATAAGATTATTTCAATCAGTGATTGCGTCGATGTGTGCCTTTGAGGATGAAGAATTGGCAAAATGTTTTGAC cgAATTCTATCAGTACTGATGATCTCTGTGACGAAACAAGACCCGAGAGAAACTATTTATTTCCTGCAAGGATTACTGGAAGTTGTTAAATATTGTGACGTCGAACCTTCGTCTTCTCTGCCACAATTAATCACTCCTGAAATTGCTTCAGCTATTTCATTAGGTGCCTCAGGATTTTTTAGATATCATTTGAAGTGGAATATCATTTCAACTTTATTCGGAGAAAACGCAGGAGAATGCGTTCATTTCGATGAATTGGTTCTGTTTTGGCCTCACTGCCGATCACAGTTGGAagacaaactgaaaaatgattgcTCGATGACCGAAAATTGCTTGCGTGCTGGATTGACAatcttaaaatataaaaaactgCACAATTCTATTCTTGATCAGGCCCTGTTCATTGATGAACTGTTTGCCACATTTAACTCATTAACTGCGAAGAAGTCGACCAATCACATGACGTTTCCAAAGCTATTGAat GAGATACAACACTTTCTACAGGATCATGGCAAAGTTTTGATTATGCATAAAGAACTTCGACAAAAACCAGTTCAATGgctcataatttatttagaGTTAATCGATGATGCAAATGACAAGTTTGGACTACTAGAAAACTTTTCCTTGTTGTTGTTAGATTTATCGACAAACCATGATATACATGAGTTTCCTGCGAGGCTATGTATGACAGCAAGTGAGATTTGCATG CGGCGAATCAAACACTCTATTCAAAGTACACACACTGATTGCCTTGCTGATTACCTGGACATATTGGCGTCTCTGCTGAAACTTGCTCGAATTCAGAAACtagacatttttcaatgttttgccACAGAGATTGAGGCTCATCATTCCCTCAACAATCCGCTTTGGCCACGAATTCTTAGATCTCTACTCAGTGTACAGAATCCTCATTGCCAGCAATTCTGCAAGAAATTCGTCCCGTCTATAGACAAATTGTGGATCACATTATTGAATGGCGAGTCATCGAGAGCTACTTTAAACTCTCTTGTCATTGTGACTGCGTCTTGTCCATTTGCCAACAATAACGATGAAGGAGTGAAACAaattattccatttttattgattCCTTGTTTCCAGGATTTTCGTGATCGAGTTGGCTCAAAATGGGACAACTTCAGATTCATTGGTTTACCAAAATCGGAGCCGTCAGAATTAATTAACTTGGAACGATTCACTACAGTTCTCGAGAGGAGCACATCGGAATCTACAAAATTGCGAGCTGTAAACTGTGCTCTTCAACTTGAAAAGAAGACGGGAAAGTATATCAATCTGGTAGCTGAAATGTCGCTTGCAGTGTTTTCGAAATCTCAAACCGACCGGATTGCAAATAGCTTCGAACCGCTTATTCTGTTTTTGACAGATAATCTTCAGTTGATTAATGACTTTATCACTATTCTCATCGCGAAGTTATGCGAAAAACAAGAATTCTATAGTGAATTAACAATATTGAAGTATTTCAAgactttgcaaaaattattctgCCTGGCTGCAAATGGAAGAAATTCTTGCAAAAAGTGCGGAGAAGAATGTTTTGTTGATCCGGATTCAaaggaaaatgtcaaaatcgATTATGAATCGCTTTCTGGTTTGATCAAAGGAATTGTTGCGAGAAGAAATACGTTTTCTCAAGAACTAATTCGAGAGTTCCTGCAAACTTCCCGTGTAATGCTATTACACGTCGATTCGAAAGGAATTGCTTCCTCGTTCACATCAATTATTAAAGCACTTGACattggattttcagaaaatgccaaTGCATACTT TCGTGTCTGGGAACTGGTATGCTGTAGAAGTGAAGCCACCGTCGAGAAGAAACTACAGATGTATATCCCGCTCATCGGCCGTTCATTTGCTCTGCTTGGAGATGACGCTGCTTTGAAAGTTCATGGCTTTTTAAGCAATGTGTTATCCGCAAGATTGTCAAGTACAGTCAAAGCTACGCTCTTTGCTTCTTCGTTTGCTCATTCcgtgctcaaaaattgtgaaatcgATTGGAATGTCTCATATACCTGGAAAACACAATTCTCTCAGTGTTTGATAAAAGCACCAGTAGGCACATGTGAGGAAGCACTTCAAATTATGTTCAAACGATATTCTACAATCTTCACTCGATGCTTTTTAAACCGACTCTTCTTTGATGCTTCTTCAGCTGGAGCTCAAAAACCAAGTTACGATGAACACAGAATTCGAGAAATCACAAGATGTTATCTATCTCACGTGCTAagtgatttcaattttccgaatcAGAAGATCACATTCAACATGATTCGTCCAAGTCTTCTCTACTGGTCGTTGCTTTCCAGTGCTCGCGGAATAAACTCGAAGCTTACACTTTCTGTTATCGACTTTATCTGCCAAGAAATGAGTGCCGCAAGTGTTTCAATGTCTTCAATCTCGCCAAATCCAAGTGATATTCGAATTGTTATGATTCAAAGAAAATCACTGATCACAGAGACATTTGCACAACTTGTTCAATTTCTTGCTTTCGAAAATAATAGGAATACAACGtcgttttggaaattttgttcgGATCACTGTGATTTTAAAGATGAAGATATACGAACCGTGATAAGCTCGTAcagaaaacaagtttttatgCATTTACTACTTGTGTCAGCTCGAGAATTTCTAAATCCGAGAAACCCATCAATGATCGTGGAACAACTTCGTGCAACGTACGAAAATATAAAGAAAGGAGAGAAATTTATGATATCGACTGCGATTGAAACTCGTAACGaaggaattgaatttttattcatttttcggaCATATTTCACAAACGATCAATACTTCTTGACGCGAGAGGCAACTGCTGAGAGCTTTCGAATTTTGTTACAAAACATGAAACAAGATTTCTTTGATACAAATTGGTACATAATTTTGATGACTCTGAGACAAATTCCTCTGAATCTCGACTCGACACAATCATCATGGATCTCGTTTATTGAACAAATCAACTATTCCATTCTTCGTTCGAATATTTGGAGAATCCTCACAGATATCtcaagaattgaaaataatgacaTACTAATAGAAAAAGTTTGGAACCGATTGAGCTATGATATGGttatcgataaaatttcaac tgatgcAATGATCAAACGTGTGTTCTGGTTGATTCCTCTGGAAGTCGAAAAAagaattgatttgaaatttgaaatatcaaaGTCGAGACAGATCGAAGATGTTCTTGAATTCATTCGAATGTTTCCACAATATCCATCTGTTCAGTTTGCCGACAATCTTGCGAGTaaaatcgaaagaaaaacCGTATACAAAGAAGAATTGCCTAAACTG attggCTCATTGTCTAGAATTCTACCACAGTGTCATTCGAAGAGAGAACagaacaaaataattaaaattcttcaaaaacttcccATTATCTGCTCTGATCTTCCCGATCATAATTTCATTCGATGGGATACacgtttcaagtttttctgtGAGCCAAGACAGTTGACTCAAGCAGTATTAGAAGACTGTGCTGGAATTGTGGAAGTGATGACTGGAACGTCGAAAATCGAGTATGTTGATCGTACCATGTGtgaaatatacaaatttttcaacccAAACGAAGCATCACCAGA gaTGAAGTCAACGTTGGATGGAATCAAGAACATGTATGCCAAGATGATTTGCTCTCAGAAACCCGAACCATCGATGATTGAGCAAAAAACGATTGATGAATTGAGTCTTGGAGGATCTAGACGAGAGTCGTTTTCTCGATGGTTAACTGTGATTATTCTAAAATGTGCTGAGATGTCCGAAGATGCTCCACTTTCCAGTTTGGCTTCGATTGCTCATGTTGACGATACACGATTCCTCTCAAAACTTGCAATGCGATTTATTCTGACTGTTATACATATGGAAAGGGATTCAGTTACCCAATGG attctatCAACTTTCGAAGAAGCTTTGACAAATACAAATCATCGAAGACTGACCAATTCAGACAGAGGACCAGCTTCATTTGTTTTCTATGTCTTCGATTTTATCTACTCTTACAGTAGTTCAGAAGAgcttcgaaaaaagaaaaagatttGGGAAAAGGTGATTTCATTCTGGAAATCTATGATGAGTTGGACTTTCAAAGATGAAAATGGACATGGTCAACCGTTAATTGTCAAAGTAGCTGAAACATTTGGAATGGAGAAACGATGTATTCTATGGCTGGAAATGTTTATGGAACAGAAACGGAAAACGTCGACTGAAATTGAGAGTGAAACTGAAGCTGCGTATTATTTCACTTTAATGAATTTGTATGGAAGAATTCATGAGTTGAATGGTGTAAGAGGAGCATATGCTCGATTGAGTAGAATACAGATTGATCATGTTTACGGAAAGATTTCCATGCGGGAAGCATTTGGAGATTTTAATTCAGCAGCCTGTTTTGCTAGAATGACTGGAAAAGGAAAACCGTTTAAT TCAACAGAAGCTATCCAGAAGCTTATCGACGAGCTGAATTGTCTGGAATATTCTCAAATTGAGAGAAACGAACAGGAGGATTACTTGAActctttgaaaactttatccCAGTGGGTAAATATTGATAATGAT ATTGGACCATCACCTCACATATTCTCCAGAAACATTGAATATTGGGCAACAGAGTcgacaattctgaaaatgattagAAATGATGAACGAGATGAAATTGTGAATAATGCTATTGAAAACGCCAAATCAAAAGTTATTGAACGGCTGTCTGAATGTGCTATTGGAGGATCATGTAGCTACGAAATAGCAACACCATTTTTGGTTGaacttcagaaattgaatgaaattgTCGAATTAAAGAATGTCAGCAACGATGAGCTTTCTGCTTTTAATTCGGATTTTTGGAAGAATATTCAAAAGAGGACTGATGATAGTGAACAGAAAATTAGCATTTTGGAACCAATTCTACGTGTCCGACGATCAATGCTAGACATTCGAATGCAATCGATGACAGGAAGAGATAAAGAAAATATTCGTTCAAGAATAGTAGAAGTTCATCTTCAAAGTGCTAGAATTGCTCGTCTCACTGGATGTTTCGAACGAGCTCAATTGTCACTGATTAAtgctaaaaaagttttaccctttgaaaacaaaattgtattgGAAGAGGCCAAACTTCAACTACAGACATCGGACGAGCTGAACGGAATGAGTTTGCTCGACAGCATTATTTCAAAGAACTTTGGAGATCTTCATACAATTTACACAGATACCCAACAATCTGTAAATCTAGATGTCCAGAAATCTgccaaattgaaaatcgaacaCTATCAAGAAGAGACGAAGAATCTATTCTCATCAGTCCAAATGCTTCGAATTTCGCATATGATCAAAGCGGGAAATACAATTGGTTTTGATAAAGTTTATCACGAGACAACTCAACTTCTTCAGTGTTTTGCTCATTCTGGAGTTATGTATGAAGCTGCGTGGTTGTTGGATTATCTTTCAAATTATAAGGAAAGAAGCAAACATGTACTTCCGCTACTGAAAGCTTATAAAGAAGTTGCAAAGTACGAGAAGAATCAAGTTTTACAAGCCCGTGCAGTTGAAAGAATGACATCACTTTGGTTAAGCAATACTCGAAAAATT agcacTCATATATCCTCTGTTCCAAAACTGCCAGAAGGACAAATTTCGGACCTACGACAAAACATCAAGTCCATGAATCGAGAAATTCAAACAGCCCTGGAACATATTGGATGGCGTGCATTCTATCCAGCATACGCAGTTCTCGCTCGTCACATTGATCATCAAGACGAAGAAGTGACACGAACCATCAAACAAATCATGAAACAGTTGATTCTTCGAATGCCACATCAATGTATGTGGCAATCAGCATACTTGCTTCGTCAAAACATTGCATCTGTCAAAGAGAAATATATGGAAGTGTTAACAGAAGTTAAACGAAAAGCTCCATGTTATGTAACGTTAATCGATCAATATGATTATGCGTCTGGAGTATTTAATACGGTCTCTGGAAAAGTTGAATCAGATGACTGTAAATTGTCGGAGAAGGTTGATGGTCTCAAGACTATGTTCAGAGATAAGAAATATGATCCGAAAGAGTTGGTGATGAATCGAAGAGTAGACTGTGATTGTAAGATTCTCAGTGGAATTATGGTACCTGTCCGTTCGGTTATTGATGAATCTGTTCACGACACCGAAATTAGGGATGATGGGTTCGAGGAATCTTGTCATTTGCCCGATCGATACCTTATTCATGATTTCAGCGACAAAGTCAAG GTTCTTCATTCGAACACCAAACCTGTAATCATTAAACTCACGACGAAAACCGGACGAATAGTCAGATTGATTTGTAAAAAAGACGACGATCTCTCTAAAGACTATCATTTCACGAAAATGGTGGAG ATGTGCAACGATCTACTAATGAAGGACGAGCAGACACGGATCCAAAAAATGACAGCCACAACATATTCTGTCATTCCACTTGGAAAACAAGGTGGAATCATTGAATTTATGGAAGGAGTGACATCATTTTACGAAACTCTTGACAAACTAATGGGAATGACTTCTGGTGAATGGTTGGAGAAGttgaaattctggaatacACACATGAAACCAATGGGAAAAGAAGAACGAACAAAATACTTCCGCGAAGTTGCTTGTAAAAATACTCCAGTTGTGATGGGAAAATGGTTCCGTATCCAATATCCAGAAGCAGGGCAATGGTTTGCCTCTCGGAAATTGTTTGCAAAATCAACTGCTGTCATGTCTGTTATCGGATATATTTTTGGACTCGGCGATAGACATACAAAAAACTTGATGGTACATACGACTGGAAAATGTATTCATGTAGATTTTGACATGATATTCAACAAAGGTGAAACATTGGGAACTCCTGAATTGGTACCATTCCGTCTTACACAAAATATGATCAACGGAATGGGCGAAGTGGCACTTGATGGAGAATTCAGGACAGTATGTGAACAAGCACTTCGAGTTTTCCGAGAAAACTCATacgaaattgagaaatatatTGCTGATCTGCCAAATCTTGTTGCAGATTTTCCAAGTAACAAAAGAGCTCCG aaagatttcGATATGTCAGAAGCAAAGCGACTAGTATCAGGACGTCTTCGCGGTCAAATCATGACGGCAAAGCTCTATCGAAGTAATCCAATCTCTCATCCAATGCAAGTATCACAACTCGCATCATCACTCATTGAACTTGCGACCAGTGAGGAGAAACTCAGTGAGATGTATCTCGGTTGGATGGCGACCCTCTAA